The following DNA comes from Marinobacter adhaerens HP15.
CTGCCGTTCGCTGAGGTCTGCATTAACATCGGTGCGCTAGTGCTGCCACCATTGCCACCAAAGCCGCCACCGTTGCGCATTCCTTCAATTTGAGCCATACGCTGCTGATAAGCGGCAGTTGGATCGTCGGAACGGTTGGACGCAATCTGCTGACGGACACGCGCAATTTCGTTAATCATGTCTTGGCGTGATTGCGGACGGTTGTTAACCGGCTGTGATGAACCGCCGTCGCTGCTGCTGCGCGGGGCTACCGCTTGCACGCCGGTTTTTGCTCTAACAGCTTGTTCCAGCATTTGCAGCTTCGCCATGCGAATGCGCTCGGCTTCATCGTCGCGTTGTGCTTGTGAACCCGTGTTTTGAGGCGGGGCCGGTGGTAAGTCAGGATTTACCGGGCGAGCCACTGTTACAGGCGCTGCGTCCTGGTTATCTTCCTGCGGCGCCTCGTCATTTGGTGCAACAGGTTCGTCCAGCGAAGGAACAGCCGGAGGCTCGGCAGCCGGGATAAAACCGTCTGTCTGAGTGCCTGCGATTTCATTGGCAAACATCGAGGTATTGCCTGCTCTTTCCTTCGGCCCTTCGCTTGGTGCGTTCTGCTGGGCTGCACGGTCGGCAGCAACCATCATCATGACCAGGAGGAACAGGCCAAGGACACCAAACAAAATGTACATCGGGCGATTATTGACTCGACGCACCCCGGATTTTTTGGACACCTCACCTGGTGAGGCGTCCGGGGACATTTGATCGTTGTTTTCGCTCATGTCTTACTCCTTGCGAACCCAATAGCCCGCTGGAACGATTCCGCCGTTTTCTTGCGAATATGGGCGGGTCAAGGACTCATTGCCGACCATGATGGTCACGCGGTACATATTGGTGCCTGTGAATTGGTCGAATACGTAACGAAGCGGCAAACCTGATCCTGTCGGAGCTGGGTTAGCCGGTGCCGGTGTAGCTTCCGCGCTTGGGGCTGTTCTGGTCGAACGTGTAGCCTGCTGACGTTGCTGCGCTTTGGCCGCTTCCGGGTCGAACTCCAGGAGGGCATAACCGCGATCACGCAGGCCGCGAACCAATGCCGTACCAAAAGCGTCAGGTGTAGGCTGTTTCAGCTCGAAGCGAGTTTTTGCAGGCGGGTACAGCTCGGTGATTTTCTCGACCGTATCGCTGGCGATTTCTTGCTGATTTAGTCCTGCCGGATTCTCGACAAAGTTGCCGTATGGGGCGTGCGTGGCACACCCAGCCAAACCCAACGAAAACAGAACTGCGACGATAAGTTTACGCATGATTAATCGTCCCCTTTTGTGATGGTGATTTTGTCCTGGCTGCTACCAACGCCAGAGATAAGGATTGCTTTGTTAAACACTGTATCGACGATGTAGCGATCCCCTTGGACGCGGTAATTGACCATGACGGTTTCAGGGTCAGAGAACAGGCCGCCGTCCTTACGGACAACCAGGAGCGTCGGCGCTTCTGTTTGCTGCATGGCTCGCGGCATCTGAATGATGGTCTTGTGGCCGTCATTGAAAACACGAACAGGCTTCCAGGAGGCCGAGCCGGATACGTCGTAATCAAATGACAAGTCGCCCAGGTACTCACGGGTTCGAGGAATAGTGTTGTCCTCGCGGTGCTGGCGTTCGCGGCTGCGGACCATATCCCACTTGGCAAGGGCATCTTCCGGGTAGGTGAATGCAACTTGCGGCATGTATTCGGTGCGGTGAGAACGCAAACGAATGTGATAAACGCGGCGGTCAGTCGTTACGACCAAGCTGGTTTCCAGGCCCACGTCCATCGGTTTGATAAGCAGGTGTTGGGTTTCCCCTGCCCCGGTGCCGGAAATGGCCGGTTCGACGTTCCAGCGGGCGGTATCCCCCAACTGAATAGAGTTAACGTATTCGCCAGGTTGCAGCGCAACGTCACAAACCTGGAGAACAGCACAAACAACGCTTGGAGACTGCGCACCAAATACAAACTGGATGGCTCCATTGCGGCCAGTAAAGGGACGGATGCCACCGTTACTGCCTCCGGCCTGCCAGCGCTGTGCAATCGCCAGCGCCTGGCGTTCTTGCTGAGTCAGTGTTGGGTTGTCATTGGTAAAATATTTGTCCTCAAGCCCGTTCGCGTGCGCGACCGTTGCCAGAGAGGGCACCAACATCGCAGCACCCAGGATCACAGCGGAAAATTGTTTCTTCATGGTTAATAGCCTCGTAATCATTGCAGCCGTGACCAGGAATAATCACGCACGTAAATACCCAGCGGGTTGTTACGCATTTGCTCTTCCGTGGTCTGCGTTGAAGTGTCTGCGGTGTACACAGTAATAAGGGCGCGGTATTGGGCTGGTTGGCCCTGCAATACCCCTTGCCGGTCCCGCTTGGTTTCTGTCCAGTCCACTTGCCACGTAGTCGGCGTTTGCGGCAGAACAGATGTAATGTCGATGCTCACCATTTCTTTGGTGGCACGTTTGAACGGGCTGGCATCGGCATTACCGTTAAGCCATTCATTCATTTTCGTGGTTGCGGGATCGTTCGGGGCCAAGTGTGCGTAAACGCTAAATACCGCTTTGCGTTGCAGAGCTACGTCAGGCGATACCATGCGGGCGTTTTCGATGAACTCGGACACCGTGGCACCCAAAACACGCGGGTCGGCAGAATCAGAACCAGTAACCGGCCCCGCCGCTTGAGCTGCGCCCAGCTTGTCCACTTCCACCACGTAAGGGATGAACTTGGATTGGCTGCCGATATGGATAACGCCGCCGACACCGGCCAGGGCAATCATTAGCGATAGAATGCCCACGACCTGCCAGGTTTGGCGTGATGAAACCACAGAACCAACATGCTCATTCCAAGTGCGGCGAGCGGTCAGATATGGGTTTTCATCATCCCCTTGGCGTTTAGATTTTTTATCCTGTGCCTCTATCTCGGCAGTTTCTTCCTGGTCATAACCAGGGGCGGGCTTTTTGAAAATCAGCCCTTTAAGTTTCTCGGAAAAGCTCATTAGGCTGCCTCCAGGTAGTTATCAAGTTTCAGGCCACGACCTGCGAGCCATTCATGCACCCACTGTTCGCCATATTTGGCTTCCAGTTGCTTGATAGCTGCCACGGATTCCTTGTCGGAAGCACCGACAAACGAGAGAGCCAAAGGCCCAAGGGCGAGGTCATAGAGGCGGCGACCGTTTTCAGAGACGTAGTAGTACTGACGTTTGGGAACAGCCGTTGCCAGGATGTCAATTTGACGAGCATTAAGGCCCATTCTGCGGTATAGGGCTGATGTGTCCTCGTCGCGGGCGTAGACGTTCGGCAAGAAAATCTTGGTTGCAGTGGACTCCACAATAACGTCCAGGATGCCGGAGTTGGCAGCGTCGGACAGGCTTTGTGTTGCCATAAGAACCAGACAGTTAGCTTTACGCAGTACCTTGAGCCATTCGCGGATTTTTTCGCGGAATGCAGGATGCCCAAGCATCAACCAGGCTTCATCCAGAATGATGACCGCAGGCTGTCCTTTAAGGCTTCGCTCGATTCTACGGAATAGGTACAGCAAGACCGGCAGGGCAAATTTTTCGCCCAGGTTCATCAGCTCTTCGATTTCAAACGTGGTGAAGTCGGTTAGTGATAAACCATCCTCGTCGGCGTCCAGAAGGTGCCCCATAGAGCCATCAACCGTGTATTGGCGGATAGCTTCACGGATGCTTTCATCCTGGATGGTCAGCGAGAACTCAGACAGAGTACGCGCCCCGCTTTCGTGCATACTGACAATCGCATGGGCAATTTCATTTCGTTGTGCAGGCGTACTTTGAACCCCGTTTAACGCCAGGATGGTGTCTATCCATTCCATTGCCCAAGCGCGATCACTCTTGGTTTCCAGATACTGCAATGGACAGAAGGACAGGTGATCATCGTCCGCACCGACAGAAAAATGCAGGCCACCAACCGCTTTAGTCAGCGGATACATGGACATGCCTTTATCAAATGCGAAGATCGACATGCCTGCGTAACGGCGAAGCTGAGCAGCAATCAAGGCCAAGTGTGTCGATTTACCTGCACCCGTTGGGCCGAACATAAAGGTATGACCCAAATCACGAACGTGAAGGTTCAAACGGAACGGCGTTGACCCACTGGTAACACAGTGCATTAGAGCCGGTGACAGAGGCGGATACATTGGGCAAGGAGCGTCGGCGTTTCCTGTCCAAATGGTGCTTGTAGGCAGCAGGTCGGCCAGGTTCATCGTATTAATGAGCGGGCGACGCACATTTTCAACACCGTGGCCCGGCAGGCTGCCCAGGTAAGCGTCCAGGGTATTAATGGTTTCAGTTCGTGCAGCAAAGCCCAGGCGGTTGATTGATTTCTCTACCTGGCGTGCAGACTGTTCCAGACGGTCCCGGCTTTCATCCATTAGGACGACAACGCTAGTGTAATACCCAACAGCAACCAAGCCGCTGTTCACTTCTGCAATTGCAGATTCTGCGTCCTGGACCATTGTTAGAGCGTCTTGGTCCACATTACCGCTATTTGTGTTAAATACCTGGTCAAAGAAACCGCGCACTTTTTGTTTCCACTTCTTGCGGAACTTGTCCAGGTGCTTAATGGACTCGTGTTGATCCATGAAAATGAAACGTGACGACCAACGATATTCAACCGGGAGTTCGGCCAGGGCGCTCAAGATTCCAGGGTGAGACTCCAAGGGGAAACCCTCGATAGAAACGACCTGAATAAATTTGCGGCCAACTTTCGGTACTACCCCGCCCCACATTTCCTGACCGCCAATATAGGCGTCCATATACATAGGGTTATTAGGCAGTTGAACAGGGTGGCTTACACCAGTAACGCAGAATTGTAGCCAGCTAAGAAAATCGTCATGCGTGACTTTGCTGCCGTCCTCATTCACGATTTTTTGACCGCGAAGGCGAGTCAACTTAACCGCAGTTGTCAGACGGTTTTCAATGCCGCTAATTTCGCGCTTGAATTGGTTAATCAAGCCTTTGGTGCGGGCTTTTTTGCCAACCACCTCGGCGTCATCGTCAAACATGAGTTCAACGAATTTGCGCTGAGCCAGTAAAGGCGGGAACCATGTTAGGGTTAGAACAAAGTAACCCTCATACATCGCACCCAGGCCCTCGAAGAGCTGACGGCGTTCCTCGTCAATCGCGGCAGAAACCGGATCAGGGAAAGCTGAGGTATTGCGTTCTGAATAATTGGGAGCTGGACGGCGCACGGCATCAACGTGAACCATCCAACCATTACCAAGGCCCGCCAGAGCCTGGTTAATACGAAAAGACACCATTTCCCGCTGTTCGTCGGTGCTGCTGGCGTTGTCATCCCCTTTGTACAGCCAAGACGCCATGAAAGCGCCGTTCTTGCAGACAATTACACCGTCATCAACAACAGCGGCATAATTGAGCAAGTCAGCCAGCCCCGCATCCTTGGAACGATGCTTTTTCAACTTCAATTCAGCATCGACCGCACGGATACGGGCAAAAAGGATAAGTAACAGCGCCGCACCGCAGACAGCAATGGCAAATGAAATAGCTTGAATCATCATTTGTATTGCTTCCCTTGGCTTGTCGTGTTTTCACGGTAGGGCGTGCTGCGAGCTGGATAATATGCCTTGTAGCGGCGGTGCCGCAGATAGACATGGCGCAGCTTAGGGTCTGACTTAGCCATGAGTCGGCACACAAAAAGTGCGCCGAACCACAGGCCAATACCAAAGACCGTTGCCCTGACTTCCTGAGCACTAAAAATAAGTGCCCCTGCCAGCAGTCCCGAGAACATCACAAGCTCACGATCCCCGCCCATGAACAAGTTTTCTCGGTTGCCAGCTCTACGAATGGGGATCGTGCGCAGAGCCATAGTTACACCGCCTGAATACCGTTAACGAGACGCATGGCCGCGCCGCTAACCTGGTTAACTGCACCGTCAGTCAGTGCCGCGATTTCTGCACCACGACCGAAGAAGGTGGACATCATGTTTTGCGCACCGACCAGCAGAGCCATTACCAACACGATAAAAATCAGCGTGCGGAAAAAGCCGTTGAGTTCACCACCGAAGATCAGAATGCCGCCTGCGACGACAATACCGATGATGGACAGGGCGAACGCCACAGGGCCGGTTACAGAGTTGCGAAGGTTGGTCAGCCAACTTTCATAAGGGAGTGAGCCGCCCGTTCCTTCCGAAGCCATAGCCGGTTGAACAGCCATAACCAGGAACAAAGCCGCGAACAGGCCAAAGTAGAGCATGGCCGAACGGTTAAGGCGGATTGATGGGAGAGTGAGTTGCATTGGTATTACTCCTAGTTTCCTACGTTTAAAGGGATTTA
Coding sequences within:
- a CDS encoding TrbI/VirB10 family protein; the protein is MSENNDQMSPDASPGEVSKKSGVRRVNNRPMYILFGVLGLFLLVMMMVAADRAAQQNAPSEGPKERAGNTSMFANEIAGTQTDGFIPAAEPPAVPSLDEPVAPNDEAPQEDNQDAAPVTVARPVNPDLPPAPPQNTGSQAQRDDEAERIRMAKLQMLEQAVRAKTGVQAVAPRSSSDGGSSQPVNNRPQSRQDMINEIARVRQQIASNRSDDPTAAYQQRMAQIEGMRNGGGFGGNGGSTSAPMLMQTSANGSGNGYSQFDSNGGDRWQLGEQVQAPRSPYELRAGFVIPATLISGINSDLPGQIVAQVSQDVSDTATGSHLLIPQGSRLVGSYSNDVAYGQERVLIAWQRIIFPDGKALDIGSMPGADAAGYSGFHDQVNNHYLRIFGSAFLMSGVTAGVTLSQDNDNNSDSNNQRASDALSEALGQQLGQVMVEMIRKNMNIAPTLEIRPGYRFNVIVTKDMTFSKPYSSFDY
- a CDS encoding conjugal transfer protein TrbH, whose amino-acid sequence is MRKLIVAVLFSLGLAGCATHAPYGNFVENPAGLNQQEIASDTVEKITELYPPAKTRFELKQPTPDAFGTALVRGLRDRGYALLEFDPEAAKAQQRQQATRSTRTAPSAEATPAPANPAPTGSGLPLRYVFDQFTGTNMYRVTIMVGNESLTRPYSQENGGIVPAGYWVRKE
- the trbG gene encoding P-type conjugative transfer protein TrbG; its protein translation is MKKQFSAVILGAAMLVPSLATVAHANGLEDKYFTNDNPTLTQQERQALAIAQRWQAGGSNGGIRPFTGRNGAIQFVFGAQSPSVVCAVLQVCDVALQPGEYVNSIQLGDTARWNVEPAISGTGAGETQHLLIKPMDVGLETSLVVTTDRRVYHIRLRSHRTEYMPQVAFTYPEDALAKWDMVRSRERQHREDNTIPRTREYLGDLSFDYDVSGSASWKPVRVFNDGHKTIIQMPRAMQQTEAPTLLVVRKDGGLFSDPETVMVNYRVQGDRYIVDTVFNKAILISGVGSSQDKITITKGDD
- a CDS encoding conjugal transfer protein TrbF — encoded protein: MSFSEKLKGLIFKKPAPGYDQEETAEIEAQDKKSKRQGDDENPYLTARRTWNEHVGSVVSSRQTWQVVGILSLMIALAGVGGVIHIGSQSKFIPYVVEVDKLGAAQAAGPVTGSDSADPRVLGATVSEFIENARMVSPDVALQRKAVFSVYAHLAPNDPATTKMNEWLNGNADASPFKRATKEMVSIDITSVLPQTPTTWQVDWTETKRDRQGVLQGQPAQYRALITVYTADTSTQTTEEQMRNNPLGIYVRDYSWSRLQ
- a CDS encoding VirB4 family type IV secretion/conjugal transfer ATPase — protein: MIQAISFAIAVCGAALLLILFARIRAVDAELKLKKHRSKDAGLADLLNYAAVVDDGVIVCKNGAFMASWLYKGDDNASSTDEQREMVSFRINQALAGLGNGWMVHVDAVRRPAPNYSERNTSAFPDPVSAAIDEERRQLFEGLGAMYEGYFVLTLTWFPPLLAQRKFVELMFDDDAEVVGKKARTKGLINQFKREISGIENRLTTAVKLTRLRGQKIVNEDGSKVTHDDFLSWLQFCVTGVSHPVQLPNNPMYMDAYIGGQEMWGGVVPKVGRKFIQVVSIEGFPLESHPGILSALAELPVEYRWSSRFIFMDQHESIKHLDKFRKKWKQKVRGFFDQVFNTNSGNVDQDALTMVQDAESAIAEVNSGLVAVGYYTSVVVLMDESRDRLEQSARQVEKSINRLGFAARTETINTLDAYLGSLPGHGVENVRRPLINTMNLADLLPTSTIWTGNADAPCPMYPPLSPALMHCVTSGSTPFRLNLHVRDLGHTFMFGPTGAGKSTHLALIAAQLRRYAGMSIFAFDKGMSMYPLTKAVGGLHFSVGADDDHLSFCPLQYLETKSDRAWAMEWIDTILALNGVQSTPAQRNEIAHAIVSMHESGARTLSEFSLTIQDESIREAIRQYTVDGSMGHLLDADEDGLSLTDFTTFEIEELMNLGEKFALPVLLYLFRRIERSLKGQPAVIILDEAWLMLGHPAFREKIREWLKVLRKANCLVLMATQSLSDAANSGILDVIVESTATKIFLPNVYARDEDTSALYRRMGLNARQIDILATAVPKRQYYYVSENGRRLYDLALGPLALSFVGASDKESVAAIKQLEAKYGEQWVHEWLAGRGLKLDNYLEAA
- a CDS encoding conjugal transfer protein TrbD — protein: MALRTIPIRRAGNRENLFMGGDRELVMFSGLLAGALIFSAQEVRATVFGIGLWFGALFVCRLMAKSDPKLRHVYLRHRRYKAYYPARSTPYRENTTSQGKQYK
- the trbC gene encoding conjugal transfer system pilin TrbC: MQLTLPSIRLNRSAMLYFGLFAALFLVMAVQPAMASEGTGGSLPYESWLTNLRNSVTGPVAFALSIIGIVVAGGILIFGGELNGFFRTLIFIVLVMALLVGAQNMMSTFFGRGAEIAALTDGAVNQVSGAAMRLVNGIQAV